From Streptomyces chrestomyceticus JCM 4735, one genomic window encodes:
- a CDS encoding glutamine synthetase family protein: MEPGPAQQWGDARRTAARLDAEHVRAIALTWVDNAGIARTKTVPTARLAPAVQRGVGMSPVFDVFTSDDAITASAHLGGPDGDLRLFPDLERVTVLAAQPGWAWAPVDRYDQLGTPHPGCQRQFARRMVDRAADAGLVLQMGFETEWVVTRVPEADGRPDGPADADDALDYPCAGPAYGMTRVVELSDYLRDVAEALALQDIDVLQLHPEYAPGQFEVSTASADPLRAADELVLVRETVRAVSFRHGLRASFAPSVVAGQVGNGCHLHLSLHRGERSLHRDRDAEWGLDPDAVRFLGGILEAMPALLAVGCPSPASYLRLGPSVWAGAYQCWGVENREAALRLVTGAPGDPDGGHAEIKPFDAAANPYLAVGAVIAAGLHGLSTGAALPPPVTGDPGVLGVRERARRGIVRLPSSLTESTDRMAESAVLREAMGEVLYGAVIAVRRAEAAHFADSEPEEIAAATRWRY; this comes from the coding sequence ATGGAACCGGGGCCTGCGCAGCAGTGGGGCGACGCCCGCCGGACGGCGGCACGGCTGGACGCGGAGCACGTCCGCGCCATCGCCCTCACCTGGGTCGACAACGCGGGCATCGCCCGTACCAAGACCGTGCCGACGGCCCGGCTGGCACCCGCCGTGCAGCGCGGCGTCGGCATGTCACCGGTCTTCGACGTCTTCACCTCCGACGACGCGATCACCGCGTCCGCACACCTCGGCGGGCCCGACGGCGACCTGCGGCTCTTCCCCGACCTGGAGCGGGTCACGGTGCTGGCGGCGCAGCCCGGCTGGGCCTGGGCGCCGGTCGACCGCTACGACCAGCTCGGCACGCCGCACCCCGGCTGCCAGCGGCAGTTCGCCCGCCGCATGGTGGACCGGGCCGCCGACGCGGGACTGGTCCTGCAGATGGGGTTCGAGACGGAGTGGGTGGTCACCCGCGTACCGGAGGCCGACGGCCGTCCCGACGGCCCGGCGGACGCCGACGACGCCCTGGACTACCCCTGCGCGGGCCCCGCCTACGGCATGACCCGCGTCGTCGAACTCTCCGACTACCTCCGCGACGTGGCCGAGGCACTGGCCCTCCAGGACATCGACGTGCTCCAGCTCCACCCCGAGTACGCCCCGGGCCAGTTCGAAGTGTCCACCGCGTCGGCCGACCCGCTGCGCGCAGCCGACGAACTGGTCCTCGTCCGGGAGACCGTACGGGCCGTCTCCTTCCGGCACGGCCTGCGGGCCAGCTTCGCGCCCTCGGTCGTGGCCGGCCAGGTCGGCAACGGCTGCCACCTCCACCTCAGCCTGCACCGGGGCGAACGCAGCCTGCACCGGGACCGGGACGCCGAATGGGGCCTCGACCCCGACGCCGTACGGTTCCTCGGCGGCATCCTGGAGGCGATGCCCGCCCTGCTCGCCGTCGGCTGCCCCTCGCCCGCGAGCTATCTGCGGCTGGGCCCGTCCGTGTGGGCCGGCGCCTACCAGTGCTGGGGCGTGGAGAACCGCGAGGCCGCGCTGCGCCTGGTCACCGGCGCTCCCGGCGACCCGGACGGCGGCCACGCCGAGATCAAGCCGTTCGACGCCGCCGCCAACCCGTACCTGGCGGTCGGCGCGGTCATCGCCGCCGGGCTGCACGGCCTCTCCACGGGCGCCGCGCTGCCCCCGCCGGTCACCGGCGACCCGGGCGTCCTGGGCGTCCGGGAACGCGCCCGGCGCGGCATCGTCCGGCTGCCCTCGTCACTGACCGAGTCCACCGACCGAATGGCGGAGTCGGCGGTGCTGCGGGAGGCCATGGGGGAGGTGCTGTACGGCGCCGTGATCGCCGTACGCCGTGCGGAGGCGGCGCACTTCGCGGACAGCGAGCCCGAAGAGATCGCGGCGGCGACGCGCTGGAGGTACTGA
- a CDS encoding tetratricopeptide repeat protein: MAALSRPNVRLREAISASGHTYEALARCVRRVAAENGEIIHTNKSAVSHWVKGTRRPAGRTGQYLAEALSRRAARTITLAEIGLRDPETAVPEDSDPVVTATDLGRADVERRRFLAVAAFTTAGVAMPLAYDQEATSRILRARTRRSLVGAEDVEVVRQITAAFSAADERLGGGHGLTTVTAYLADTAAPVLRARFTSDALRRNAFGAVAELAYLAGWKHHDLGQEGAAQRYYQVGYQLACEAGPHGHAAWMMRALAHQALSLKQPHHCVDLVEGALSRGLGHVDSQTEALLHITHARAFAATAEHPAAARALLAAEDALLREDGPQPSFSLVSGPAAGTVASHTARTLTDLADHVGTEQQHRDALVRWDPKKYKRVHALTHADLGDSLAAQARADEAVAAWTQALTLMEGMASDRTRKAIASIRSTLSVYQRRKVPGAVELARRAREALS; encoded by the coding sequence GTGGCGGCACTCAGCCGGCCCAACGTCCGTCTGCGCGAAGCCATCTCCGCCTCCGGCCACACCTATGAAGCGCTGGCGAGGTGCGTACGCCGGGTAGCGGCGGAGAACGGCGAGATCATCCACACCAACAAGTCCGCCGTCTCCCACTGGGTGAAAGGCACGCGGAGACCGGCCGGCCGGACCGGACAGTACCTGGCCGAAGCGCTCTCGCGTCGCGCCGCCCGCACCATCACCCTCGCCGAGATCGGCCTCCGCGATCCGGAGACCGCCGTCCCGGAGGACTCCGACCCCGTCGTCACCGCGACTGACCTGGGCCGGGCCGACGTCGAACGACGCCGCTTCCTGGCCGTGGCCGCCTTCACCACAGCAGGCGTCGCCATGCCGCTGGCGTACGACCAGGAAGCCACCTCCCGCATCCTGCGTGCCCGCACCAGAAGATCGCTGGTCGGGGCGGAGGACGTCGAGGTCGTCCGCCAGATCACAGCCGCGTTCAGTGCGGCCGACGAGCGACTGGGCGGTGGCCACGGCCTGACCACCGTCACCGCCTACCTCGCCGACACCGCTGCCCCCGTCCTCCGGGCCCGCTTCACCTCCGACGCCTTACGTCGCAACGCTTTCGGCGCCGTCGCCGAGCTGGCCTACCTCGCGGGCTGGAAGCACCACGACCTCGGCCAGGAGGGCGCCGCCCAGCGCTACTACCAGGTCGGATACCAGCTCGCCTGCGAAGCCGGCCCGCACGGCCACGCCGCCTGGATGATGCGCGCCCTCGCCCACCAGGCCCTCAGCCTCAAGCAGCCCCACCACTGCGTGGACCTCGTCGAAGGCGCTCTGTCCCGCGGGCTCGGACATGTCGACAGCCAGACCGAGGCCCTGCTCCACATCACCCATGCGCGCGCTTTCGCCGCCACCGCCGAGCACCCCGCAGCGGCCCGTGCCCTGCTGGCCGCCGAGGACGCCCTACTTCGGGAGGACGGCCCTCAGCCCAGCTTCTCCCTCGTCAGCGGTCCGGCCGCCGGCACCGTGGCCAGCCACACCGCCCGTACGCTCACCGACCTCGCCGACCACGTCGGCACCGAGCAGCAGCATCGCGACGCCCTCGTTCGCTGGGACCCCAAGAAGTACAAGCGCGTCCACGCCCTGACCCACGCCGATCTCGGCGACAGCCTCGCCGCCCAGGCCCGCGCTGACGAAGCGGTCGCGGCCTGGACGCAAGCCCTCACCCTCATGGAAGGCATGGCCTCGGACCGCACCCGCAAAGCGATCGCCTCCATTCGATCGACACTCTCGGTCTACCAGCGGCGCAAAGTGCCCGGCGCCGTCGAACTCGCCCGCCGCGCCCGAGAGGCACTGTCCTAG
- a CDS encoding MFS transporter translates to MPPAISDAKPRPPLYTRLFADITPLRTSADYRRLWFGNTVSWVGQQMTALAVSLQVYALTGSTFAVGAVGLCSLVPLVVFGLYGGVIADTVDRRKLGLYSAVGATVLSVALAAAALADVRQVWVLYTVVALQAVCFAMNAPARSSMIPRLLPPEQLPAANALSSLTSNLGMMGGPMLGGVFVGLWGYQAAYLIDVGCFTAALYAMWRLPAMRPDHGGGDEAPRRPSVLEGLRFLATRPNLRMTFFADLAAMVLAQPRALFPAVAVLWFGGDAKTVGLLVAAPAVGAVLGALFSGWLGAVRRHGLAILVSVAAWGAAVACFGLTRHLWLGLFFLAVAGCADTVSMVFRGTMLQAAAPDRMRGRLQGVFIVVVAGGPRLGDFLAGSAADLASPAVAVVGGGLACVVTVLLLALWRRDFARYDARDPQP, encoded by the coding sequence GTGCCTCCTGCCATATCCGACGCCAAGCCCCGTCCTCCGCTGTACACCCGCCTCTTCGCCGACATCACCCCGCTGCGGACCTCGGCGGACTACCGGCGGCTGTGGTTCGGCAACACCGTCTCCTGGGTCGGCCAGCAGATGACCGCCCTGGCCGTCTCCCTCCAGGTGTACGCCCTCACCGGCTCCACCTTCGCCGTCGGCGCGGTCGGCCTGTGCTCCCTGGTGCCGCTGGTCGTCTTCGGGCTGTACGGCGGCGTCATCGCCGACACCGTCGACCGCCGCAAACTCGGCCTGTACAGCGCGGTGGGCGCCACCGTGCTCTCCGTCGCGCTGGCCGCCGCCGCGCTCGCGGACGTACGCCAGGTCTGGGTGCTCTACACGGTCGTCGCCCTCCAGGCCGTCTGCTTCGCGATGAACGCGCCCGCCCGCTCGTCGATGATCCCGCGCCTGCTGCCGCCCGAGCAGTTGCCCGCCGCCAACGCCCTCAGCTCGCTCACCAGCAACCTCGGGATGATGGGCGGCCCGATGCTCGGCGGCGTCTTCGTCGGTCTGTGGGGCTACCAGGCCGCCTACCTGATCGACGTGGGCTGCTTCACGGCCGCGCTGTACGCCATGTGGCGGCTGCCCGCCATGCGCCCCGACCACGGCGGCGGCGACGAGGCGCCGCGCCGCCCTTCCGTCCTGGAGGGACTGCGCTTCCTCGCCACCCGGCCCAATCTGCGGATGACCTTCTTCGCCGACCTCGCGGCCATGGTGCTGGCCCAGCCCCGCGCCCTGTTCCCCGCCGTCGCCGTCCTCTGGTTCGGCGGCGACGCCAAGACGGTGGGCCTGCTCGTCGCGGCGCCCGCCGTCGGCGCGGTGCTCGGCGCGCTGTTCTCCGGGTGGCTCGGCGCCGTCCGACGGCACGGCCTGGCGATCCTCGTCTCGGTCGCCGCCTGGGGAGCGGCCGTCGCCTGCTTCGGCCTGACCCGGCACCTGTGGCTCGGCCTGTTCTTCCTCGCTGTCGCCGGGTGCGCGGACACCGTCTCTATGGTCTTCCGCGGCACCATGCTCCAGGCCGCCGCGCCGGACCGGATGCGCGGCCGGCTGCAAGGCGTGTTCATCGTCGTGGTGGCGGGCGGCCCCCGGCTCGGCGACTTCCTGGCCGGCTCGGCGGCCGACCTCGCCTCACCGGCCGTGGCGGTCGTCGGCGGGGGCCTCGCCTGCGTCGTGACGGTGCTGCTGCTGGCCCTGTGGCGGCGCGACTTCGCCCGCTACGACGCCCGGGACCCGCAGCCCTGA
- a CDS encoding NUDIX domain-containing protein, translating to MAQPMTDDQPKALKPALDSMTLLVAAVIVHDKATNRVVLLQRSQKAKFAQGMWDLPVGKSEPGEPITETAVRELYEETGLTVKPESLKVAHIIHGAWGVEAPNGFLTVVFAAHEWTGEPENREPHKHAQVRWIDADAVPEQFVDTTASALDRYLRGGPQVSLDGWK from the coding sequence ATGGCTCAGCCAATGACCGACGACCAGCCCAAAGCCCTCAAGCCCGCCCTCGACTCCATGACCCTCCTGGTCGCCGCCGTCATCGTCCACGACAAGGCCACCAACCGCGTCGTCCTCCTCCAACGCAGCCAGAAAGCCAAGTTCGCCCAAGGCATGTGGGACCTCCCCGTCGGCAAGAGCGAGCCCGGCGAGCCCATCACCGAAACGGCCGTGCGCGAGCTGTACGAGGAGACGGGCCTGACCGTGAAGCCCGAGTCGCTGAAGGTCGCCCACATCATCCACGGCGCCTGGGGCGTCGAAGCCCCCAACGGCTTCCTCACCGTCGTCTTCGCCGCCCACGAATGGACCGGCGAACCCGAAAACCGCGAACCCCACAAGCACGCCCAGGTCCGGTGGATCGACGCCGACGCCGTCCCCGAGCAGTTCGTCGACACGACCGCAAGCGCCCTCGACCGATACCTCAGAGGTGGGCCGCAGGTGTCACTGGATGGCTGGAAGTAG
- a CDS encoding amidohydrolase family protein produces MTAQATDGTPDGAPDPFPDLPPLIDQHCHGVLRGDLSAAEFESYLTESDRPAAAGTTFFDTQAGFAVRRWCPPLLGLAPHCTPGAYLARRRELGAAETRRLLLGGTGIGTYLVDTGLPGDLTGAHETAEAGGGTGHEIVRLETLAERVAAGVRAARTAGEETAAAAAEVFAAGLADAVRDAARTAAGFKSVAAYRHGLALAPEPPTTADVATAARDWLAAGPHRLTDPVLLRHLLWLAVGTGRPLQLHTGFGDPDLRLHHADPALLTDFAHATAGTGTDLILLHCYPYHRQAAYLAHAFPHVYADVGLALGHTGPRAAAVLAGFLELAPFGKLLFSTDAYGLPELYTVGSAAFRTALAEVLTGWVRAGAWSAADADRVAALVAAGNARRVYGLSEGR; encoded by the coding sequence ATGACCGCACAGGCCACCGACGGCACCCCCGACGGCGCCCCGGACCCGTTCCCGGACCTGCCGCCGCTGATCGACCAGCACTGCCACGGCGTGCTGCGCGGCGATCTGTCGGCCGCCGAGTTCGAGTCGTACCTGACCGAGTCGGACCGGCCCGCCGCCGCGGGCACGACCTTCTTCGACACCCAGGCGGGCTTCGCCGTCCGCCGTTGGTGCCCGCCGCTGCTCGGCCTCGCGCCGCACTGCACGCCCGGCGCGTACCTCGCCCGGCGGCGCGAACTGGGCGCGGCCGAGACCCGCCGCCTGCTGCTGGGCGGTACTGGCATCGGCACGTACCTGGTGGACACCGGCCTGCCCGGCGACCTCACCGGGGCGCATGAGACGGCCGAGGCGGGCGGCGGCACCGGGCACGAGATCGTCCGCCTGGAGACGCTGGCGGAACGGGTCGCGGCAGGCGTACGGGCGGCCCGGACGGCGGGGGAGGAGACCGCGGCCGCGGCCGCCGAGGTGTTCGCCGCCGGACTCGCCGACGCCGTACGGGACGCGGCCCGCACCGCCGCGGGCTTCAAGTCCGTCGCCGCCTACCGGCACGGGCTGGCCCTGGCCCCCGAGCCGCCCACCACCGCCGACGTCGCGACCGCCGCCCGCGACTGGCTCGCCGCCGGCCCTCACCGCCTGACCGACCCGGTCCTGCTGCGCCACCTCCTGTGGCTCGCCGTCGGCACCGGCCGCCCCCTGCAACTGCACACCGGCTTCGGCGACCCCGACTTGCGCCTGCACCACGCCGACCCGGCCCTGCTCACCGACTTCGCCCACGCCACCGCGGGCACCGGCACCGACCTGATCCTGCTGCACTGCTACCCGTACCACCGCCAGGCCGCCTACCTGGCCCACGCCTTCCCGCACGTGTACGCCGACGTCGGCCTGGCCCTCGGGCACACCGGCCCGCGCGCGGCGGCCGTGCTCGCCGGATTCCTGGAGCTGGCGCCCTTCGGCAAGCTCCTCTTCTCCACCGACGCCTACGGCCTGCCGGAGCTGTACACCGTCGGCAGCGCCGCCTTCCGTACGGCGCTGGCGGAGGTGCTGACCGGCTGGGTGCGCGCGGGCGCCTGGTCGGCGGCGGACGCCGACCGGGTCGCGGCGCTGGTCGCGGCCGGTAACGCCCGCCGCGTGTACGGCCTTTCGGAGGGCCGGTAG
- a CDS encoding phosphoketolase yields MESPTPLTESDLLDLDAHWRALNYLAAGQIYLTGNPLLTEELRPEHIKPRLLGHWGTCPGLNLVYTHVNRVISTHGQEAVCVWGPGHGGPSVFAGAWLEGTYGELYPDVGRDAAGMGRLFQQFSFPGGVPSHAAPNVPGSFHEGGELGYSLAHAYGAALDNPDLLVACVIGDGEAETGPLAASWHANKFLDPAHDGAVLPILHLNGYKIANPTVLARLDENELDALLRGYGHEPLYVTGSDPAQVHRDMAAAMDTALLRIHEAQRAAREGEERARPRWPMIVLRTPKGWTGPDEVDGAPVEGTWRAHQVPLSGVRDNPDHLRQLEGWLRSYAPGELFDGEGRPVDRVLACVPDGDRRLGSSPHANGGRLVRTLPLPDPEKYAVPVDKPGTRMHEPTRVLGGLLRDLMERTADRRDFRLFGPDETASNRLQDVYDATDKAWQARTEPTDEHLGRHGRVMEVLSEHLCQGWLEGYVLSGRHGLFSSYEAFAHIVSSMASQHVKWLQSARDIPWRVPVAGLNYLLTSHVWRQDHNGFSHQDPGFVDHVLNKDPHTVRVYLPPDTNSLLCVADHVLRTRDVVNVVVAGKQPCFDWLDIGQARAHCARGAGIWEWAGTEQPGSRPEVVLACAGDVPTQETLAAASLLRTHLPELSVRVVNVVDMTRLQPNEEHPHGLTEREFEALLPRDVPVIFAYHGYPWLVHRLTYRRAVHPNLHVRGYKEMGTTTTPFDMVVTNDMDRYRLVMDVIDRVPGLAVRAAGVRQEMADVRQRHHAWIREHGTDLPEVEEWSWPGDGR; encoded by the coding sequence ATGGAGTCGCCGACCCCGCTCACCGAGAGCGATCTGCTGGATCTCGACGCCCACTGGCGGGCGCTGAACTACCTCGCGGCCGGTCAGATCTATCTGACCGGCAACCCGCTGCTCACCGAGGAACTGCGCCCCGAGCACATCAAGCCGCGCCTGCTCGGTCACTGGGGCACCTGTCCCGGTCTGAATCTCGTCTATACGCACGTCAACCGGGTCATCAGCACCCACGGGCAGGAAGCGGTGTGCGTGTGGGGGCCGGGGCACGGTGGGCCTTCGGTGTTCGCGGGGGCCTGGCTGGAGGGGACGTACGGGGAGCTGTATCCGGACGTCGGGCGGGACGCGGCCGGGATGGGCCGACTGTTCCAGCAGTTCTCCTTTCCCGGTGGGGTGCCGAGCCATGCGGCGCCGAACGTGCCGGGCTCCTTCCACGAGGGCGGTGAGCTGGGCTACTCGCTCGCGCATGCGTACGGTGCCGCGCTGGACAACCCGGACCTGCTGGTGGCGTGCGTGATCGGGGACGGCGAGGCGGAGACCGGGCCACTGGCCGCGTCCTGGCATGCGAACAAGTTCCTGGACCCGGCGCACGACGGTGCCGTGCTGCCGATCCTGCACCTGAACGGCTACAAGATCGCCAACCCGACGGTCCTCGCCCGGCTGGACGAGAACGAGCTGGACGCGCTGCTGCGCGGTTACGGGCACGAGCCGCTGTACGTCACCGGCTCCGACCCCGCGCAGGTCCACCGGGACATGGCCGCCGCCATGGACACCGCGCTGCTGCGCATCCACGAGGCCCAGCGCGCCGCGCGCGAGGGCGAGGAGCGGGCCCGGCCCCGCTGGCCGATGATCGTGCTGCGCACCCCCAAGGGCTGGACCGGGCCCGACGAGGTGGACGGCGCGCCCGTCGAGGGCACCTGGCGCGCCCACCAGGTCCCGCTGTCCGGTGTCCGGGACAATCCTGACCATCTGCGCCAGTTGGAGGGCTGGCTGCGGTCGTACGCGCCGGGCGAGCTGTTCGACGGCGAGGGGCGGCCGGTGGACCGGGTGCTGGCCTGTGTGCCGGACGGCGACCGGCGGCTCGGCTCCTCGCCGCACGCCAACGGTGGCCGCCTGGTCCGTACGCTGCCGCTGCCCGACCCCGAGAAGTACGCGGTGCCCGTCGACAAGCCCGGCACCCGGATGCACGAACCGACCCGTGTCCTCGGCGGTCTGCTGCGCGACCTGATGGAGCGGACCGCCGACCGCCGCGACTTCCGGCTGTTCGGCCCGGACGAGACGGCCTCCAACCGGCTCCAGGACGTGTACGACGCCACCGACAAGGCGTGGCAGGCCCGGACCGAGCCCACCGACGAGCACCTGGGGCGGCACGGACGGGTGATGGAGGTGCTCTCGGAGCACCTGTGCCAGGGCTGGCTGGAGGGGTACGTGCTCTCCGGACGGCACGGCCTGTTCTCCTCGTACGAGGCGTTCGCGCACATCGTGTCGAGCATGGCCTCCCAGCACGTCAAATGGCTCCAGTCGGCCCGCGACATCCCCTGGCGGGTGCCCGTGGCGGGTCTGAACTACCTGCTGACCTCGCACGTCTGGCGCCAGGACCACAACGGCTTCTCGCACCAGGACCCCGGCTTCGTGGACCACGTCCTCAACAAGGACCCGCACACCGTACGGGTCTACCTCCCGCCGGACACCAACAGCCTGCTGTGCGTGGCCGACCACGTGCTGCGCACCCGTGACGTGGTCAATGTGGTGGTCGCGGGCAAGCAGCCGTGCTTCGACTGGCTGGACATCGGGCAGGCGCGGGCGCACTGCGCGCGCGGCGCGGGCATCTGGGAGTGGGCGGGCACCGAGCAGCCCGGCAGCCGGCCCGAGGTGGTGCTCGCCTGCGCCGGTGACGTGCCGACGCAGGAGACGCTGGCCGCCGCGTCGCTGCTCCGTACCCACCTGCCGGAGCTGTCCGTACGGGTCGTCAACGTGGTCGACATGACCCGGCTCCAGCCGAACGAGGAGCATCCGCACGGGCTGACGGAGCGGGAGTTCGAGGCGCTGCTGCCGCGCGACGTGCCGGTGATCTTCGCGTACCACGGCTACCCGTGGCTGGTGCACCGGCTCACCTACCGGCGGGCCGTCCACCCCAACCTGCACGTGCGGGGCTACAAGGAGATGGGCACCACGACCACGCCGTTCGACATGGTGGTCACCAACGACATGGACCGCTACCGGCTGGTGATGGACGTGATCGACCGGGTGCCGGGGCTGGCCGTACGGGCCGCCGGGGTGCGGCAGGAGATGGCGGACGTACGGCAGCGCCACCATGCCTGGATCCGCGAGCACGGTACCGACCTGCCGGAGGTCGAGGAGTGGAGCTGGCCGGGCGACGGGCGGTGA